In the Magnolia sinica isolate HGM2019 chromosome 15, MsV1, whole genome shotgun sequence genome, one interval contains:
- the LOC131228070 gene encoding transcription termination factor MTERF9, chloroplastic-like, with protein MFHFHHYRKLLQINTQTLQIQSIQNPFLKSHYQTNPPSPFVQYLKNSCGFSPEKALTVSKMLKHTPKNPDSVLTFFKSHGFSESHLKFIINRIPRLLFAIPKSSLSPKIQFFIEKGLSESDIVGLIVSNPYILNFSLESCIKPVFDFIRGFLGNDRFVIELLKRSMFRFYLQRLVSNATVLKNYGVSNCHISRYLVKRPNALMMPNPCQFNGKVKMVTEMGVIPSTYMFMEMVLVKGSLSHLTWDMKFKVYRSLGWSDEEILFAFRKYPSCFLTSEEKIRKGIDFFAKELGWSTSYILSYPMLLSLSMEKRVMPRYRFLQVLESKGLISLDKKKFAWSFTMGPKQFLEKYVMKHQAKVPEILKVYEAMIESKGLSIKDGEECEVQHL; from the coding sequence atgttcCATTTCCATCATTACAGAAAGCTCCTCCAAATCAACACCCAAACACTGCAAATCCAATCTATACAAAACCCATTTCTAAAATCCCATTACCAAACAAACCCACCTTCTCCTTTCGTACAATACctcaaaaactcatgtgggttcTCACCAGAAAAGGCTCTAACAGTCTCCAAAATGCTAAAACACACCCCCAAGAACCCAGATTCTGTCCTCACCTTCTTCAAATCTCATGGGTTCTCAGAATCTCACCTCAAATTCATCATCAACAGAATCCCACGACTCCTCTTTGCCATCCCCAAGTCCAGCTTAAGTCCCAAGATCCAATTCTTCATAGAGAAGGGCCTCTCCGAATCCGACATCGTGGGCCTCATCGTTTCGAATCCCTACATCTTGAACTTCAGCCTCGAAAGCTGTATAAAACCGGTGTTTGATTTCATCCGCGGCTTTTTGGGCAATGACAGATTCGTGATTGAATTACTCAAGCGGTCTATGTTTAGATTTTATCTCCAAAGATTGGTGAGCAATGCGACTGTTTTGAAGAATTATGGTGTCTCGAATTGTCACATTTCAAGATATCTTGTGAAACGACCTAATGCATTGATGATGCCAAACCCTTGTCAGTTTAATGGCAAGGTGAAGATGGTTACAGAAATGGGGGTCATTCCTTCAACATATATGTTCATGGAGATGGTCCTTGTAAAGGGAAGTCTAAGCCATTTGACATGGGATATGAAATTCAAGGTGTATAGGAGCTTGGGGTGGTCAGATGAGGAGATATTGTTTGCCTTCCGGAAGTACCCAAGCTGTTTTTTGACATCGGAGGAGAAAATTAGGAAGGGGATAGATTTCTTTGCCAAGGAGTTAGGTTGGAGTACTTCTTACATTCTGAGCTATCCGATGCTTCTCTCGCTTAGCATGGAGAAAAGAGTCATGCCCAGGTACAGGTTTCTGCAGGTTTTGGAGTCAAAGGGCCTAATTAGTCTTGATAAGAAGAAGTTTGCATGGAGTTTTACTATGGGCCCGAAGCAGTTCTTGGAGAAGTATGTGATGAAGCACCAGGCAAAGGTTCCGGAGATATTGAAGGTTTACGAGGCCATGATTGAATCAAAGGGACTGAGTATCAAGGATGGAGAAGAGTGTGAGGTTCAACACTTGTAA
- the LOC131228068 gene encoding transcription termination factor MTERF9, chloroplastic-like isoform X1 gives MFHFLHYRKLLQINIQTLQIQSLQNPFLKSHSQINPPPFLQYLKNSCGFSPEKALTVSKMRKRTPKSPDSVLTFFKSHGFSEAHIKSIINRILQLLFAIPKSSLSPKIQFFREKGLSESDIVGLIVSNPYILASSLERRIKPLFDFIRGFLGNDRFVIELLKRSMFRFNLQRLVSNVAVLKNCRVPNCHISRFLVKRPIALMMPNPCQFNDKVKMVTEMGFIPSTYMFVEAVYMTVSLSRSSWDMKFKVYRSLGWSDEEILLAFRKHPSCIMLSEEKIRKGIDFFVKELGWSTSYILSYPVLLSLSMETRVMPRYRFLQVLESKGLISNDTKKLAWSFNMSQKQFLEKYVMKHQAKVPEILNVYEAMIESKGLSIKNGEGYEKNNNNLLHEKENEGFGKV, from the exons atgTTCCATTTCCTTCATTACAGAAAGCTCCTCCAAATTAACATCCAAACACTCCAAATCCAATCCCTACAAAACCCATTTCTAAAATCCCATTCCCAAATAAACCCTCCTCCTTTCCTACAATACctcaaaaactcatgtgggttcTCACCAGAAAAGGCTCTAACAGTCTCCAAAATGCGAAAACGCACCCCCAAGAGCCCAGATTCTGTCCTCACCTTCTTCAAATCTCATGGGTTCTCAGAAGCTCACATCAAATCCATCATCAACAGAATCCTGCAACTCCTCTTCGCCATCCCCAAGTCCAGCTTAAGTCCCAAGATCCAATTCTTCAGAGAGAAGGGCCTCTCCGAATCCGACATCGTGGGCCTCATCGTTTCGAATCCCTACATCTTGGCCTCCAGCCTCGAAAGACGTATAAAACCCTTGTTTGATTTCATCCGCGGCTTTTTGGGCAATGACAGATTCGTGATTGAATTACTCAAGCGGTCtatgtttagatttaatctacAGAGATTGGTGAGCAATGTGGCTGTTTTGAAGAATTGTCGTGTCCCGAATTGTCACATTTCGAGATTTCTTGTGAAACGACCTATTGCATTGATGATGCCAAACCCTTGTCAGTTTAATGACAAGGTGAAGATGGTTACAGAAATGGGGTTCATTCCTTCAACATATATGTTCGTGGAGGCGGTCTATATGACGGTAAGTCTAAGCCGATCGTCATGGGATATGAAATTCAAGGTGTATAGGAGCTTGGGGTGGTCAGATGAGGAGATATTGCTTGCCTTCCGGAAGCACCCAAGCTGTATTATGTTATCGGAGGAGAAGATTAGGAAGGGGATAGATTTCTTTGTCAAGGAGTTAGGTTGGAGTACTTCTTACATTTTGAGCTATCCGGTCCTTCTCTCGCTTAGCATGGAGACAAGAGTCATGCCCAGGTATAGGTTTCTGCAGGTTTTGGAGTCAAAGGGCCTGATTAGTAATGATACGAAGAAGTTAGCGTGGAGTTTTAATATGAGCCAGAAGCAGTTCTTGGAGAAGTATGTGATGAAGCACCAGGCAAAGGTTCCGGAGATATTGAACGTTTATGAGGCCATGATCGAATCAAAGGGACTGAGTATCAAGAATGGAGAAGGGTATGAG AAGAACAACAACAATCTCTTACATGAGAAAGAAAATGAGGGCTTTGGGAAGGTCTGA
- the LOC131228071 gene encoding transcription termination factor MTERF9, chloroplastic-like: MFYFHHYRKLLQINTQTLQIQSIQNPFLKSHYQTNPPSPFVQYLKNSCGFSPEKALTVSKMLKHTPKNPDSVLTFFKSHGFSESHIKIIINRIPRLLFAIPKSSLSPKIQFFIEKGLSESDIVGLIVSNPYILNFSLERCIKPGFDFIRGFLGNDRFVIELLKRSIFRFNLQRLVNNVAVLKNYGVSNCNISRFLVKRPTALMLLNPCQFNEKVKMVTEMGVIPSTCVFVEAVNITASLSRSTWDMKFKVYRSLGWSDEEILFAFRKHPSCIMISEEKIRRVMDFFVKELGWSTSYILSYPMLLSLSMEKRVMPRYRFLQVLESKGLISLDKKKFAWSFTIGPKQFLEKYVMKHQAKVPEIMKVYEAMIESKGLSIKDGEECEVQHL; the protein is encoded by the coding sequence atgttcTATTTCCATCATTACAGAAAGCTCCTCCAAATCAACACCCAAACACTGCAAATCCAATCTATACAAAACCCATTTCTAAAATCCCATTACCAAACAAACCCACCTTCTCCTTTCGTACAATACctcaaaaactcatgtgggttcTCACCAGAAAAGGCTCTAACAGTCTCCAAAATGCTAAAACACACCCCCAAGAACCCAGATTCTGTCCTCACCTTCTTCAAATCTCATGGGTTCTCAGAATCTCACATCAAAATCATCATCAACAGAATCCCACGACTCCTCTTCGCCATCCCCAAGTCCAGCTTAAGTCCCAAGATCCAATTCTTCATAGAGAAGGGCCTCTCCGAATCCGACATCGTGGGCCTCATCGTTTCGAATCCCTACATCTTGAACTTCAGCCTCGAAAGATGTATAAAACCGGGGTTTGATTTCATCCGCGGCTTTTTGGGCAATGACAGATTCGTGATTGAATTACTCAAGCGGTCTATCTTTAGATTTAATCTCCAAAGATTGGTGAACAATGTGGCTGTTTTGAAGAATTATGGTGTCTCCAATTGTAACATTTCGAGATTTCTTGTGAAACGACCTACTGCATTGATGTTGCTAAACCCTTGTCAGTTTAATGAGAAGGTGAAGATGGTTACAGAAATGGGGGTCATTCCTTCAACATGTGTGTTCGTGGAGGCGGTCAATATAACGGCAAGTCTAAGCCGTTCGACATGGGATATGAAATTCAAGGTGTATAGGAGCTTGGGGTGGTCAGATGAGGAGATATTGTTTGCCTTCCGGAAGCACCCAAGCTGTATTATGATATCGGAGGAGAAGATTAGGAGGGTAATGGATTTCTTTGTCAAGGAGTTAGGTTGGAGTACTTCTTACATTTTGAGCTATCCGATGCTTCTCTCGCTTAGCATGGAGAAAAGAGTCATGCCCAGGTATAGGTTTCTGCAGGTTTTGGAGTCAAAGGGCCTAATTAGTCTTGATAAGAAGAAGTTTGCGTGGAGTTTTACTATAGGCCCGAAGCAGTTCTTGGAGAAGTATGTGATGAAGCACCAGGCAAAGGTTCCGGAGATAATGAAGGTTTACGAGGCCATGATCGAATCAAAGGGACTGAGTATCAAGGATGGAGAAGAGTGTGAGGTTCAACACTTGTAA